In a genomic window of Babylonia areolata isolate BAREFJ2019XMU chromosome 3, ASM4173473v1, whole genome shotgun sequence:
- the LOC143279923 gene encoding uncharacterized protein LOC143279923 — protein MEWEKKFYDIIQETESNLARARRKLRGKCFPKDANSSFGTLDPVHQSHSSVQPTTWRPWDSALPAVPWTSQLTGVPCSSPSVSPTSEMGQLLSKIDSQNLMIDRLERLVKTLNQEKDQYRRHISDLRQDVGDISSRLSETRYMNPHLETQVDLMRQEVRSDMQRLQTMISAARSSSLQSNGLERSFKDMQYSLHAELEGIRRDLNFMSHRVGRLELDMSSHSVSQRDLHDRLNASVLTSASPSQLLHSGRFLGSQSALDVSPVKSLRSTVSELHNKLDSLEGQLAASRVVPLQSPRLLTGFRKLHKPSIMLSCRKCEDDDDDHDDEESSDLDDLDLSDLDLSSDDDDDVSDLSEDVEEIIRRSASKARSTAGAGLMSSGSRARVTLADLNLSSSDGSSERANLSDLDLDDLDLSSAEGSVDLDSVGSGGSIDLKLDDL, from the exons ATGGAGTGGGAGAAGAAGTTTTATGACATCATCCAGGAAACTGAATCCAATTTGGCGAGAGCAAGG cGGAAATTGCGTGGAAAATGCTTCCCAAAAGACGCAAACAGCAGTTTTGGTACACTTG ACCCAGTGCACCAGAGCCACAGTTCTGTCCAGCCGACGACATGGAGGCCATGGGACTCTGCCCTGCCGGCCGTTCCCTGGACCTCTCAGCTGACCGGGGTCCCTTGTTCCTCTCCGTCTGTCAGCCCCACCAGTGAGATGGGGCAGCTGCTGTCCAAGATTGATTCGCAGAAtctg ATGATTGACAGGCTTGAACGACTGGTGAAGACCTTGAACCAAGAGAAAGACCAGTATCGCAGGCACATTTCAGATCTACGGC AGGACGTTGGCGACATCAGCAGCCGACTGAGCGAGACCAGGTACATGAACCCACACCTGGAGACCCAGGTGGACCTGATGCGACAAGAGGTGCGCTCGGACATGCAGCGTCTGCAGACCATGATCAGTGCTGCCCGCAGTTCATCACTCCAGTCCAACGGCTTGGAGCGCAGTTTTAAGGACAT GCAATACAGCTTACATGCAGAACTTGAAGGGATTCGCAGAGACCTGAATTTCATGTCGCACAGAGTTG gaaggttAGAGCTGGATATGTCATCACACAGTGTTAGTCAGAGAGACCTGCATGACCGGCTGAATGCG agtgTCTTGACGTCAGCCTCCCCTAGCCAGTTACTGCACAGTGGTCGTTTCCTTGGCAGCCAGTCTGCTCTGGATGTGTCTCCTGTGAAAAGTCTCAG gTCCACAGTGTCTGAGCTGCACAACAAACTGGACAGCCTGGAAGGTCAGCTGGCAGCTAGCAGGGTCGTCCCCTTGCAGTCACCCCGCCTCCTGaccg gTTTTAGGAAATTGCACAAACCAAGCATCATGCTAAGCTGCAGGAagtgtgaagatgatgatgatgaccacgatgaTGAAGAGAGTAGTGATCTGGACGACCTGGATCTGTCTGACCTTGACCTGTCttctgacgatgatgacgacgtcaGCGACCTGagtgaggatgtggaggagatcATCAGGAGGTCAGCCTCAAAGGCCCGGAGCACGGCTGGTGCAGGTTTGATGTCGTCAGGGAGCAGGGCCAGAGTCACCTTGGCTGATCTTAACCTGTCATCGTCGGACGGGAGCTCAGAGAGAGCCA ATCTGTCTGACCTTGACCTGGACGACCTTGACCTGAGCAGTGCTGAAGGTTCTGTGGACCTGGActctgtggggagtggggggagcatTGACCTGAAGCTGGACGACCTCTGA